The Alphaproteobacteria bacterium sequence GTCGGCAACGGCGAGCGGGTGCGCAACGGCGCCGTCGAGATGGCCCTGGACAGCCTGCGCCGCCTGCTGACCGGCAAGCCGGTCGACGAGGTCCTCGATTTCGAACGCGCGCCGCGGTAGGCGGATGTGAACCCGCATGGGCATGTGGTATTTGGCAGACGAACAGACGTCGCTCGGACGGATTTGTCGTCCCGTACGTCCCGTGTTTTGTGGTGTTATCCCACATCGGCCCGACCTCTGCCTCCCCAATGCCAACCCTGGAGACCGAAGCCGCATGAGCGCGGAAAAGCAAATAGCTGCCATTCCCGGCCTGGACACTGCAGCCCGCGCCCGCCTGCGCGCCAACGCCGAACGCCTGGCCGCGTCCGGCTCTGCAACCCAGCAGGCCGATGCCCGGGCAGTCCTCGCTGCCCTCGACGCCCAGGCGGCTACGGACCATGAAACCCGGCAGTCCGCCCCTCTTGCCCGCCTGGTGACCGAAGCCTTCACCGCGGAGCCGCCGACAGAGACCGATCGACAGGTGCTCCAGGCCCTGTTGGATCATCCCGCCAGCACCGCCGAAGACCTTTCCGCCGCCTGCGGCTGGGACGGCGGTGCCTGGCAACTGCATTTCGGCAGCATGTGCGAGCGCCGGAAAGTCTGGCTGCCGGATCCCGACTATGTGCCGGCGCGCAATGGTTATTTCTATTCGGGCCTTCTTGCCGACTTGGACGAGCACAACCGCTTCACCATGAAGCCGGAGGCAGCCGAGGGCCTTGCAGCGGTGGGGATCGGGAAGGGGCCTGCCAGCTGACGCTCGCAGGCCGGTTGCGGATGGCTGCGCTAAGACCCGGCCCCCGAACCCCGCCCTTGCGCCCGTGCCGCGCCCGGGTCCAGACTGGTTCGCAAGCAACAACCAGAGAGGAGCCCCCGATGGAACCCGTCCGTTATATCGACCGGACGCGGGACGACTATCTGCGGCAGGGGTATGAGACGCCCTACCAGTGGGCGCATCACACGACCGCCCCCTTCACGCCGTTGACCAAGCCGCTCTCGCAATGCCGCGTCGGCCTGATCGGCACCAGCGAGGTCGCCGTTCATTTCGATCCCGAGACCGAAGCCAACCCCATCGTCGAAGAGGATTTCCGCGGCGTCTACACCATCCCGGCCGACACCCCGACCGAGAAGCTCTACAGCCGCACCCAGTCCTTCGACATGAACGCCACGCATCTGGACGACGTGAACGCGTTCTACCCCGTCGACCGCCTGCGCGAGGCGGTGGCGGACGGGCGCATCGGCTCCATGCCGGACCGGGTCTATGGCTGCTACAACAATTACAGCCAGCGCAAGGTGCTGGAGCAGGAGGCCCCGAAGGCGCTGCAACAGTGCCGGGAAGACGGCATCGACGCCCTGATCATGGTCCCCGTTTGACCCGTCTGCCATCAGACCGTGAGTCTGATCAGCCGGTATATCGAGGACCACGGCATCCCGACCGTCGTCATGGGGGCCGCCAAGGACATTATCGAATATTGCGGCGTCGCCCGCTTCCTGTTCGTGGATTATCCGCTGGGCAATCCCTGCGGCGAGCCGGGCAATGCCGGCCAGCAACGCGACATTTTTCAGATGGCGCTCGACCTGCTGGAGCGCGCGCCGGGGCCGATGACCACCCGCCAGGCGCCCTACCAGTGGGCCAGGGGCGACGAGTGGAAACGCCTTG is a genomic window containing:
- a CDS encoding reductase — protein: MAALRPGPRTPPLRPCRARVQTGSQATTREEPPMEPVRYIDRTRDDYLRQGYETPYQWAHHTTAPFTPLTKPLSQCRVGLIGTSEVAVHFDPETEANPIVEEDFRGVYTIPADTPTEKLYSRTQSFDMNATHLDDVNAFYPVDRLREAVADGRIGSMPDRVYGCYNNYSQRKVLEQEAPKALQQCREDGIDALIMVPVUPVCHQTVSLISRYIEDHGIPTVVMGAAKDIIEYCGVARFLFVDYPLGNPCGEPGNAGQQRDIFQMALDLLERAPGPMTTRQAPYQWARGDEWKRLVFTAEQPWQNEEIKAKWLARKDEYRRLRAEGKV